One window of the Natrinema sp. CBA1119 genome contains the following:
- a CDS encoding DUF6293 family protein: MQTHIVPVGFDYDRLIAPLVRDQIDVDSVILLEGAVGSEANVEYSRHLSKKLETDFENLLGAETERFVLEDVYDYDDAFEQAYELITAELDSGNEVWVNVAAMPRTVSFAFANAAHSLMVERQEDREGIHTYYTAPEKYLETELAEELREQIALLEDLDARSDAAIGDSDGLDSDGLDGDRIDERLETARDLLSEFDERGTTIGAKEIAGSHIVELPVASFSNVKPFEELILFKLGEDGEFDSVSELAESLARELNEEYTDSFRSKVIYNVDRLGPGGKGYIEREEHGKSYRTRLSRIGELWVRAHSDDESQ, from the coding sequence ATGCAAACACACATCGTCCCGGTCGGCTTCGATTACGACCGGCTGATCGCGCCGCTGGTGCGCGATCAGATCGATGTCGACAGCGTCATCCTCCTCGAGGGGGCCGTCGGCAGCGAGGCCAACGTCGAGTACTCTCGGCATCTCTCGAAGAAACTCGAGACGGACTTCGAGAACCTGCTGGGGGCCGAGACCGAGCGGTTCGTCCTCGAGGATGTCTACGACTACGACGACGCCTTCGAGCAGGCCTACGAGCTCATCACGGCGGAGCTCGATTCGGGCAACGAGGTCTGGGTCAACGTCGCCGCGATGCCCCGAACCGTGAGCTTCGCGTTCGCCAACGCGGCCCACTCGCTGATGGTCGAACGCCAGGAGGACCGCGAGGGGATCCACACCTACTACACCGCCCCCGAGAAGTACCTCGAGACGGAACTGGCCGAGGAGCTTCGCGAACAGATCGCCTTGCTCGAGGACCTGGACGCCCGATCGGACGCGGCGATCGGCGACAGCGACGGCCTCGACAGTGACGGCCTCGACGGCGACCGGATCGACGAGCGCCTCGAGACCGCCCGGGACCTCCTCTCGGAGTTCGACGAGCGCGGAACGACGATCGGCGCGAAGGAAATCGCCGGCAGTCACATCGTCGAGTTGCCCGTCGCCTCCTTCTCGAACGTCAAGCCCTTCGAGGAACTCATCCTCTTCAAACTCGGCGAGGACGGCGAGTTCGACTCCGTCTCGGAACTGGCCGAATCGTTGGCCCGCGAGTTGAACGAGGAATATACGGACAGCTTCCGGTCGAAGGTCATCTACAACGTCGACCGCCTCGGGCCCGGCGGCAAGGGGTACATCGAACGGGAGGAGCACGGCAAATCCTACCGGACCAGACTCTCACGGATCGGCGAGTTGTGGGTTCGGGCTCACTCCGATGACGAGTCGCAGTAG
- a CDS encoding RND family transporter has translation MSGPIAARYAEWIVSHSRLVVVLVLVLTAVVAVGAVVGESGEGEIGQFETDSEETDALEEIEATYGTDDAVVAQLVVRDESGDVLTRDSLLEGLRLQQDVREDKDLNATLDEQGFVGLENIVGTAAVYEDRAESANGRPDASEPTLEEQIAALESRSDEEVEALLADVLDPDSDAGPGGRAAESGERGDPYEFLPTDYEPGETEADARITFVFQVDDSGPDEEPQAAYDAQVEIADRVDERFDDAFLFGQGVTDEASSNAVGDSFAIITPVALVLVLGVLAITYRDVVDVLIGLVGIGVVMAWLAGIQGWLEIPSSQLLIAVPFLLIGLSIDYALHVVMRYREARAGELDGGTSRARNGAVGTRAGMTLGLTGVVLALAAATVSTGVGFLSNVVSPLGAVRDFAILSAGGILATFVAFAVFVPALKVEIDEFLETRFGRDRAKPPFGAGTGATNRVLSRLVAIPQRMPVAVILVALLLAAGGAYGATGIDTEFNQADFLPEDAPEWAKSLPEPLAPDTYTISEDAAYLGENFAERGEGSQTQILIREDVTDPDALVAMNEAGSAVDEDGTVVVGSDGEAAIEGPPTLIRELASENETVAAALEERDTNGDGLPDEDIAGLYDVLFDVDADRASDILYRTDTGAYESARLLVTVQGDAPAQTVADDSRDVAAAVENAGPVTAVATGGPVTTAVVQDALLETLVQAFAITLVVILVFLTALYWFRHGALSLGAVTLAPVVAALAWLLGAMALLDLPFNSETAVITSLAIGLGVDYSIHVGERFIAERDERESLEDALAATVTGTGGALLGSAATTAAGFGVLALALAPPLQRFGLVTGLSIVFAFVACLTVLPCLLVLRERVLARGS, from the coding sequence ATGAGCGGACCTATCGCCGCTCGCTACGCGGAGTGGATCGTCTCGCACAGTCGATTGGTCGTTGTCCTCGTCCTGGTGCTCACCGCCGTCGTCGCCGTCGGCGCGGTGGTCGGCGAGAGTGGGGAGGGCGAGATCGGCCAGTTCGAGACGGACTCCGAGGAGACCGATGCGCTCGAGGAAATCGAGGCGACCTACGGCACCGACGACGCGGTCGTCGCCCAGTTGGTCGTCCGCGACGAGAGCGGCGACGTGCTCACCCGCGACTCGCTGCTCGAGGGGCTGCGCCTGCAGCAGGACGTCCGCGAAGACAAGGACCTGAACGCGACGCTGGACGAGCAGGGGTTCGTCGGCCTCGAAAATATCGTCGGTACGGCCGCCGTCTACGAGGACCGGGCGGAATCGGCGAACGGCCGGCCCGACGCGAGCGAGCCCACGCTCGAGGAGCAGATTGCGGCGCTCGAGTCGCGCTCGGACGAGGAGGTCGAGGCCCTGCTGGCCGACGTGCTCGACCCGGATAGCGATGCGGGACCGGGTGGGCGGGCCGCGGAATCCGGGGAGCGCGGAGATCCCTACGAGTTCCTCCCGACCGATTACGAGCCGGGTGAAACGGAGGCCGACGCGCGCATCACGTTCGTCTTCCAGGTCGACGACAGCGGCCCCGACGAGGAGCCACAGGCCGCCTACGACGCGCAGGTCGAGATCGCCGACCGGGTCGACGAGCGTTTCGACGACGCGTTCCTCTTCGGCCAGGGGGTCACCGACGAGGCCTCCTCGAACGCCGTCGGCGACAGTTTCGCGATCATCACCCCCGTCGCGCTCGTGCTCGTTCTGGGGGTGCTGGCGATCACGTACCGGGACGTCGTCGACGTCCTGATCGGCCTGGTCGGGATCGGCGTCGTGATGGCCTGGCTCGCCGGCATTCAGGGGTGGCTCGAGATCCCCTCGAGCCAGCTGCTGATCGCCGTCCCCTTCCTGCTGATCGGGTTGAGCATCGACTACGCGCTCCACGTGGTCATGCGCTACCGGGAGGCGAGGGCGGGGGAACTCGACGGAGGCACCTCGAGGGCCCGAAACGGGGCGGTCGGGACGAGAGCCGGTATGACGCTCGGATTGACGGGCGTCGTGCTCGCGCTCGCGGCGGCGACGGTCTCGACCGGCGTCGGCTTCCTCTCGAACGTCGTCAGTCCGCTGGGGGCGGTGCGGGACTTCGCGATCCTGAGCGCCGGCGGCATCCTCGCGACGTTCGTCGCCTTCGCCGTCTTTGTCCCCGCGCTCAAGGTCGAGATCGACGAGTTCCTCGAGACCCGGTTCGGCCGCGATCGAGCGAAACCGCCGTTCGGGGCGGGGACGGGGGCCACCAATCGGGTGCTCTCGCGACTGGTCGCGATCCCGCAACGGATGCCGGTCGCGGTAATTCTCGTCGCGCTCCTCCTCGCCGCCGGCGGCGCCTACGGCGCGACGGGGATCGACACGGAGTTCAATCAGGCGGATTTCCTCCCCGAAGACGCCCCCGAGTGGGCCAAATCCCTGCCGGAGCCGCTGGCGCCCGATACGTACACGATCAGCGAGGACGCCGCCTACCTCGGTGAGAACTTCGCGGAGCGCGGCGAGGGGAGTCAGACGCAGATACTGATACGCGAGGATGTCACCGACCCCGACGCGCTCGTCGCGATGAACGAGGCCGGGAGCGCGGTCGACGAAGACGGAACTGTCGTCGTCGGATCCGACGGCGAGGCCGCCATCGAGGGGCCGCCGACGCTCATTCGCGAACTCGCGAGCGAGAACGAGACCGTCGCGGCCGCGCTCGAGGAGCGCGATACGAACGGTGACGGCCTGCCGGACGAGGACATCGCCGGCCTCTACGACGTGCTGTTCGACGTTGACGCGGATCGGGCGTCGGACATCCTCTACAGGACCGACACGGGGGCGTACGAGTCCGCCCGCCTCCTCGTGACTGTCCAGGGCGACGCTCCCGCACAGACCGTCGCCGACGACAGCCGGGACGTCGCGGCCGCCGTCGAGAATGCGGGTCCCGTGACGGCCGTCGCGACCGGCGGGCCGGTGACGACGGCCGTCGTTCAGGACGCGTTGCTCGAGACGCTCGTTCAGGCGTTCGCGATCACGCTGGTGGTGATCCTCGTCTTCCTGACGGCCCTCTACTGGTTCCGCCACGGGGCGCTCTCACTGGGCGCCGTCACGCTCGCGCCCGTCGTCGCCGCCCTCGCGTGGCTCCTCGGTGCGATGGCGCTGCTCGACCTCCCGTTCAACAGCGAGACGGCCGTCATCACGAGCCTCGCCATCGGTCTGGGCGTCGACTACAGCATTCACGTCGGCGAGCGGTTCATCGCCGAGCGGGACGAGCGGGAGTCGCTCGAGGACGCCCTCGCCGCGACGGTCACGGGTACCGGCGGTGCGTTGCTGGGGAGCGCGGCGACGACCGCGGCGGGCTTCGGCGTCCTCGCGCTGGCGCTCGCGCCGCCGCTCCAGCGGTTCGGGCTGGTGACGGGGCTGAGCATCGTCTTCGCGTTCGTCGCCTGCCTCACAGTCCTCCCATGCCTGCTCGTGCTCCGGGAGCGGGTCCTCGCTCGAGGATCGTAA